The following proteins come from a genomic window of Sorghum bicolor cultivar BTx623 chromosome 3, Sorghum_bicolor_NCBIv3, whole genome shotgun sequence:
- the LOC8074983 gene encoding protein kinase and PP2C-like domain-containing protein yields MGLDVPPEESNRCVRGCCRSATIPLHLAPASFSLLSPIARGSESTVYEALLGGERAAAKKPVLSTAEDLDKFHYQLQLLCELEHPGLAKLIAAHARPPNYLMFFDFFEPPNLAEKIHVEEWIPSTQQVVAIASDLAKALQYLQILGVVHRDIKPANILLDKDLHPHLADFGLAMFQKDIKRVSVENWKSSGKPTGGFHKKNMVGTLIYMAPEILRKDIHTEKSDVYSFAISINELLTGVVPYTDLRAEAQAHTVLEMTYTEQQLTAAIVSQGLRPALALPESGAPPTLLSLIQRCWDPDPEKRPSFEDIIDELNIVQTHLVSNASVPSSAVSKSQNGTIEVHQYQEALNWLNQGELFVKRSSRSDLKSLWSGCFDQSSEYHPTLSWGSFATCGRRETMEDTHFLLPHMSEEKDVFAFGIFDGHRGSAAAEFSVRAVPGFLKQFGQGASPTDALSEAFVSTDLAFREELILHRKSKRIIQKDWHPGCTAVTALIVRNKLFVANAGDCRAILSRSGKPFPLTKDHVASCPNERERVTKAGTEVKWQMDTWRVGSAALQVTRSIGDDDLKPAVTAQPEVIETALSADDEFLVMASDGLWDMVSNEDVLSIIKDTVKEPGMCSKRLATEAAERGSKDNITVIVVFLHPVSTAERIY; encoded by the exons ATGGGGCTGGACGTGCCGCCGGAGGAGTCCAACCGGTGCGTGCGCGGGTGCTGCCGCAGCGCCACCATCCCGCTCCACCTCGCGCCCGCCTCCTTCTCCCTCCTCTCCCCCATCGCGCGAG GCTCGGAGAGCACTGTGTACGAGGCGCTGCTGGGCGGCGAGCGCGCCGCGGCCAAGAAGCCTGTGCTGTCCACCGCCGAGGACCTCGACAAGTTCCACTACCAGCTCCAGCTCCTCTG CGAGCTGGAGCACCCTGGGTTGGCAAAACTGATCGCAGCACATGCACGCCCTCCTAATTACTTGATGTTCTTTGACTTCTTCGAGCCTCCAAACCTCGCAGAAAAGATACATGTTGAGGAATGGATCCCTTCTACCCAGCAAGTGGTTGCGATTGCCAGTGATCTAG CGAAGGCTCTCCAGTACCTACAAATCCTTGGGGTAGTACACAGAGATATAAAACCTGCAAATATTTTG CTAGACAAAGATCTCCATCCACATCTAGCAGATTTTGGCTTAGCCATGTTTCAAAAGGATATTAAGCGTGTCTCAGTTGAGAACTGGAAATCATCTGGCAAGCCCACTGGTGGTTTCCATAAAAAGAATATGGTTGGGACACTAATTTACATGGCACCAGAAATTTTGAGAAAGGATATCCATACAGAAAAGTCTGATGTATATAGCTTTGCAATATCCATCAA TGAGCTTCTTACTGGTGTGGTGCCTTATACAGATCTGAGAGCAGAAGCACAG GCACACACTGTTCTTGAAATGACATATACTGAACAACAACTTACAGCAGCAATTGTTTCTCAAGGATTGCGTCCAGCACTTGCCCTTCCTGAATCTGGTGCCCCACCAACTCTTTTGTCACTTATCCAGCGTTGCTGGGATCCTGATCCTGAAAAGAGACCATCATTTGAAGATATAATTGATGAGCTAAATATAGTTCAAACTCATTTAGTTTCAAATGCTTCAGTTCCATCATCTGCTGTGAGCAAGAGTCAAAATGGTACCATAGAAGTTCACCAGTATCAAGAAGCATTGAACTGGTTAAACCAAGGGGAGCTTTTTGTTAAGAGATCAAGTCGATCAGACCTTAAGAGTCTTTGGTCTGGTTGTTTTGATCAGTCCTCAGAGTATCATCCAACCTTAAGTTGGGGCTCTTTTGCAACATGTGGTCGAAGGGAGACTATGGAAGATACCCATTTTTTGCTTCCCCATATGAGCGAAGAAAAGGATGTTTTTGCCTTTGGCATTTTTGATGGCCACAGAG gTTCAGCAGCTGCTGAATTTTCTGTCCGAGCAGTCCCTGGATTTCTCAAGCAATTTGGTCAGGGTGCAAG CCCAACCGATGCCCTTTCAGAAGCATTTGTAAGCACTGACTTAGCATTTCgagaagaactaattcttcaCCGGAAGTCAAAAAGGATAATCCAAAAAGACTGGCATCCTGGGTGCACGGCAGTAACAGCCCTGATAGTGAGAAACAAACTTTTTGTAGCAAATGCTGGTGATTGCCGGGCAATCTTGAGCCGTAGTGGCAAACCATTTCCGTTGACCAAG GATCATGTTGCTAGTTGTCCAAATGAAAGAGAACGAGTAACAAAGGCAGGAACTGAAGTAAAATGGCAAATGGATACATGGCGAGTGGGTTCAGCTGCTCTTCAG GTTACAAGGTCAATTGGTGATGATGACCTCAAGCCAGCAGTCACAGCACAACCTGAGGTTATTGAAACTGCTTTATCAGCTGATGATGAGTTCCTG GTGATGGCTAGTGATGGCCTATGGGATATGGTAAGCAACGAGGATGTGCTGTCAATAATCAAGGACACAGTTAAAGAGCCTGGAATGTGCTCCAAGAGGTTGGCCACGGAGGCCGCAGAGCGGGGCAGCAAGGACAATATCACTGTCATTGTCGTGTTTCTTCACCCCGTCTCCACAGCTGAGCGGATCTACTGA
- the LOC110434204 gene encoding pentatricopeptide repeat-containing protein At4g39530-like — protein sequence MNLLGGSLSGSPSPVSCSSTQLRSLAQVLLSGLTGSRLRRLLPAAHARAIISDGLGFLYLANLLLHGYSKLGRIQDARRLFDGMPHRNLVSWSSAISMYAQHGADSQALALFAAFRRSSDEAPNEFLLASVMRACMQSRAVPFGEQVHGNAVKLGLDVNLYVGTALINLYAKVACMDAAMRVFHALPAKNPVTWTAVITGYSRIGHGGVALDLFQKMGAQDVQPDRFVLASAVSACSTLAFLQGGRQIHGYAYRSAAGVDASVINALIDLYCKCSRPLVARKLFDQMKNHNLVSWTTMIAGYMQNSLDTEALEMFWQMCQAGWQPDAFACTSILNSCGSMEAISQGTQIHAHAIKANLENDEYVKNALIDMYAKCDHLAAARVAFDALAHDDVVSYNAMIEGYARQGDLTEAVHIFRKMRYVSLRPNLLTFVSLLGMSSLVSSFEWSKQIHGLIIKSGTSVDLYVGSALIDAYSKSSLVDDAKAVFLTMQNRDMAIWNAMIFGHTQNEQGEEAVKLFNQLRVSRMTPNEFTFVALVTVASNLASMFHGQQFHAQIIKAGGETNPHVSNALIDMYAKCGCIKEGWMLFESTCGKDVICWNSMITTNAQHGHAEEALHAFQLMREAKVEPNYVTFVGVLSACAHAGLVDEGLHHFNSMKSKYGIEPGTEHYASVVNLLGRSGRLHSAQEFIEKMPIKPAAAVWRSLLSACRLFGNVEIGRYAAEMALLEDPSDSGPYVLLSNIYASKGLWADVQQLRLRMDYAGAVKEPGYSWIEVMKEVHTFIARGTEHPQAELIYAVLDELMGLLKDFGYHPDTSELALLGETASWSTLGWQN from the exons ATGAATCTTCTTGGGGGCTCTCTGTCTGGCTCACCTTCCCCCGTCTCGTGCTCCTCTACCCAGCTGCGCAGCCTCGCGCAAGTCCTGCTCTCCGGCCTCACAGGCAGCCGCCTTCGCCGCCTTCTCCCGGCTGCCCACGCTCGCGCCATCATCTCGGATGGCCTTGGCTTCTTGTACCTCGCGAATCTTCTCCTCCACGGTTATTCCAAGCTCGGCCGCATCCAAGATGCGCGCCGCCTGTTCGACGGAATGCCGCACCGGAACCTCGTGTCCTGGTCCTCAGCCATCTCCATGTACGCGCAGCATGGCGCCGACAGCCAAGCCCTTGCCCTGTTTGCAGCGTTCAGGAGATCGTCTGATGAGGCACCCAACGAGTTCTTGCTTGCTAGCGTCATGCGGGCCTGCATGCAGTCCAGGGCTGTTCCTTTTGGTGAGCAAGTGCATGGCAACGCCGTCAAGCTTGGCCTGGATGTTAATCTCTATGTTGGCACTGCACTCATCAACCTATATGCGAAGGTTGCCTGCATGGATGCGGCCATGCGGGTGTTCCATGCTCTCCCTGCAAAGAATCCGGTTACTTGGACAGCAGTCATCACCGGTTACTCGCGGATTGGCCACGGCGGAGTAGCCCTGGACTTGTTTCAAAAGATGGGGGCTCAAGATGTCCAGCCTGACAGGTTTGTGTTAGCAAGTGCTGTCAGTGCCTGCTCTACGCTTGCCTTTCTACAGGGAGGCAGGCAAATACATGGCTATGCTTATCGAAGTGCAGCAGGCGTGGATGCTTCCGTGATCAACGCGCTCATAGATTTGTATTGCAAGTGCTCCAGACCGTTAGTGGCTCGTAAGCTATTTGATCAAATGAAGAACCATAATCTTGTGTCTTGGACTACAATGATTGCTGGTTATATGCAGAATTCACTTGATACTGAAGCCTTAGAAATGTTCTGGCAGATGTGTCAGGCTGGATGGCAGCCAGATGCTTTTGCCTGTACAAGTATCTTGAACTCGTGTGGCTCAATGGAAGCTATATCACAAGGAACACAGATACATGCCCATGCCATAAAGGCTAATCTGGAGAATGATGAGTATGTCAAGAATGCTCTCATTGATATGTATGCTAAATGTGACCATTTAGCGGCTGCAAGAGTGGCATTTGATGCCTTGGCGCATGATGATGTAGTCTCTTACAATGCAATGATTGAAGGCTATGCAAGGCAAGGTGATCTTACAGAAGCAGTTCATATATTCCGTAAAATGAGATATGTCTCCCTAAGGCCAAACCTACTAACCTTTGTTTCTCTCCTTGGGATGTCATCACTTGTGTCATCTTTTGAATGGAGTAAGCAGATTCATGGTCTCATCATCAAATCAGGAACTTCAGTAGACCTATATGTGGGAAGTGCTCTAATCGATGCCTATTCAAAATCTTCCCTTGTGGATGATGCCAAGGCTGTGTTTCTTACGATGCAAAACAGGGACATGGCCATCTGGAATGCTATGATATTTGGCCACACACAGAatgagcaaggggaagaggcggTAAAACTCTTCAACCAGCTCCGTGTCTCTAGGATGACACCCAATGAGTTCACATTTGTAGCACTAGTAACTGTGGCAAGCAACTTGGCAAGCATGTTCCATGGGCAGCAGTTCCATGCCCAGATCATCAAAGCAGGTGGTGAGACTAATCCTCATGTTTCAAATGCTCTTATAGACATGTATGCAAAATGTGGCTGCATTAAAGAAGGATGGATGTTGTTTGAGTCAACATGTGGGAAGGATGTTATTTGTTGGAACTCCATGATTACTACGAATGCACAACATGGTCATGCTGAAGAAGCACTTCATGCTTTCCAGCTGATGAGAGAGGCCAAAGTAGAACCAAACTATGTGACTTTTGTTGGTGTGCTATCAGCGTGTGCTCATGCAGGTCTTGTGGATGAAGGCTTACACCATTTTAACTCCATGAAATCAAAATACGGTATTGAACCGGGCACGGAGCATTATGCTTCAGTGGTCAATCTTCTTGGTCGTTCAGGGAGATTACATTCTGCTCAGGAGTTTATTGAAAAGATGCCAATCAAACCAGCGGCAGCTGTTTGGAGGAGCTTGCTGAGTGCCTGCCGTCTCTTTGGTAATGTTGAAATTGGGAGGTATGCTGCTGAAATGGCACTCTTGGAAGATCCGTCAGACAGTGGCCCTTATGTATTACTGTCAAATATTTATGCCTCCAAAGGGCTATGGGCGGATGTGCAGCAGCTAAGACTGAGGATGGATTATGCTGGGGCGGTGAAGGAGCCAGGTTATAGTTGGATTGAGGTGATGAAGGAGGTTCATACATTTATTGCAAGAGGGACAGAACACCCACAGGCAGAATTGATATATGCAGTATTGGATGAACTGATGGGTCTACTAAAAGATTTTGGCTATCACCCTGATACCTCTGAACTTGCATTGCTTGGTGAGACTG CGAGCTGGAGCACCCTGGGTTGGCAAAACTGA
- the LOC110434205 gene encoding bidirectional sugar transporter SWEET2a: MDWAAPALTSFVADSSYRHLCCYGAGIAGNVFAFVLFISPLPTFKRIVRNGSTEQFSAMPYIYSLLNCLICMWYGLPFVSYGVVLVATVNSIGAVFQLAYTAVFIAFADAKQRLKVSALLAAVFVVFGLIVFVSLALLDHPTRQMFVGYLSVASLIFMFASPLSIINLVIRTKSVEYMPFYLSLSMFLMSASFFGYGVLLNDFFIYIPNGIGTILGIIQLVLYAYFRKGSSEEAKLPLLVTHT; encoded by the exons ATGGATTGGGCTGCTCCGGCATTGACGAGCTTCGTCGCCGACTCGTCCTACCGCCACCTCTGCTGCTACGGCGCCGGAATCGCAG GGAACGTCTTCGCCTTCGTGCTCTTCATCTCCCCACT TCCCACATTCAAGAGGATCGTCCGCAACGGGTCCACGGAGCAGTTCTCGGCCATGCCGTACATCTACTCGCTGCTCAACTGCCTCATCTGCATGTGGTACGGCCTCCCCTTCGTCTCCTACGGCGTCGTCCTCGTCGCCACCGTCAACTCCATCGGCGCCGTCTTCCAGCTCGCCTACACCGCCGTCTTCATCGCCTTCGCCGACGCCAAGCAGAGG CTCAAGGTCTCTGCTCTCCTGGCTGCCGTCTTTGTGGTGTTCGGACTGATTGTGTTTGTTAGTTTGGCCTTGTTGGATCACCCAACCCGGCAGATGTTCGTCGGATATCTCAGCGTCGCATCCCTCATATTCATGTTCGCGTCCCCCTTGTCAATCATC AATCTGGTCATCAGGACGAAGAGCGTGGAATATATGCCCTTCTACTTGTCATTATCTATGTTTCTGATGAGTGCATCCTTCTTCGGATACGGAGTGCTGCTGAATGATTTCTTCATATAT ATTCCAAATGGTATTGGAACCATACTGGGTATCATACAGTTGGTGCTGTATGCCTATTTCAGAAAAGGATCAAGCGAGGAAGCCAAGCTGCCATTACTAGTCACACATACATGA